The Myxocyprinus asiaticus isolate MX2 ecotype Aquarium Trade chromosome 19, UBuf_Myxa_2, whole genome shotgun sequence nucleotide sequence ACTGAGATTAATGGTGATGCTAACAGATGCAGAACTCCAGATATTACAGAGtttaacattaaaggtgctgtaagcaataatttcatggaaaggtatgcagaaaatgttcctactccctgaaagatattaatgaaataagtgtcatgagatatctcactggtctttgacagctctagactctgtaaacagcaaacaaaaatgtgtccatgggccgcggtctctgacgctttcttcctgtcaatcattttgcactttCTCATAGTATTTtagttgcagcaaattactgaggcttactgccatttttatgccatgttgctcataacagttgtcagttgagggagccattttactactgttgtttttaacaaccgtttcttcatgatgtcggtctcaattattaaaatattaaaattagccgagatttaaattagaagcccaatttgcattctttccaatacactcagttggcctctgtttaacagtctggcgtaaaAGCGtttggagaccacaagagggcaatataacatttacacacacacacacacacacacacacacacacacacacacacacacacagggtgagCTGAAGCAGTACAAGTGATGGTAGTCCAAAGTTACTAAAGTTttggtacttcttcaagaattaacaaagtgatgttgatgagtttgcaggtcaGTGAAACTGCGCAAattgaacgattagaaatggggacatttattatgcaatttctctgtatgtagccttaaaaaggacatacttgtaactgaaaatacattgtgtaggctctatgaatgaaacatatacacaatatatcatccagtgatggctagattaaataatctttgtcctttgataatgatttgggtcaaattgaatggaaaactatgcgagttgcgctccgtggcgctgcagaattttgatGCTGAGCGTTGACGGTGTGTtcatacctttgtagaaaataaataaagttaattttttaactttttgtctTCTATTCATATTTTATAGTGGCTCTCTTTGAAATTgcggcctgtcatgtgttcaacaaaacCAATCtatgttaaatacatttttattgttagaacagtgaaaaagcttttgtgaacagtgatctgatggcaatataaggtaagtggcaaaataccAGTATCAGCCTATGGATTTTTGTCAAATTCGGTATTGGcccaatttttatatatatatatcgttgcATCTCTAGTTAAAGGATTTGTAAACTTCTGGTGTACTTTTGTGTATACACATTTTTATGACGAAATCTATGCCAAGTTTTATATACGAGGCCCCTGATCTTAGCTGGTTTGAGCTAAAAAGTGCCCAAACACCTCTAaaaccaggctgagagaccagttaagaccagcaaatcaTCTCGTTTAAGCTTTTTTCTTCAGCAGGGCTTGGATCAAATCATCcatcagtctttttttttctccccaatttggaattgtcttcgtggtggcgtagtgactcgcctcaatccgggtggcggaggacgaatctcagttgcctccacatctgagacagtgaatctacgcatcttatcatgtggcttgttgagcgcgttaccatggagacatagcgtgtgtggtggctcacgctattcttcacgcacaactcaccacgcgccccaccgagagcgaaaaccgcattatagtgaccacgaggaggttaacccaacgtgactctacccaccatagcaaccgggccaattggttgcttaggaagcctgactggagtatctcatcacgccctggattcaaacttgcgactccaggtgtggtagtcagcgtcttttcttgctgagctacccacaTCCATCAGTCTTGAAGAGtgtgtcttttctctctctctctctctctctctctctctctctctctctctctctctctgcattataTCTTTCTCTGCCTCTGAATGTAAAGCAATGCGGAAATGAAAGCGGTGCTGTATCTTTATTCACTGTCTAACACAAATCAATTTACCAACAATTACATTCAAAGATAAAAATATCTGTCACTGAGCGTCTCTTTAGAGCAGATTGTGACTTCATTAGTGGAGGGGTGTGTGAGAGGGTGTGATTCCATTACTCATATCTGCTGTATGGGTGTGAGTGTGTTTcatacagctgtgtgtgtgtgacatctcTCCTAGTTGTCTTCATTTGAATGTGAGACTTGCACCAACACTGTCTGCATGTGCCTAAAGGAACAgaatattgctcagaggttgttctTAAacagctcaggagacttaatggaagTCTCAGTTATGGTTCATTATGTTGACTTGACAAACAgtgaagtcatatgtgtttggaacaacaggatAATTAGACATTGGGTGGGTGAAACTTTTTGTGATTtatctttgtgtatgtgtgtttgtgcagggTATCTTTGTGCTGGGTCTGCCGTATGCCCTGCTGCAGAGTGGGTACATGGGTCTTTTGCTGCTTGTATTTGCAGCAGTTATCTGCAGCTACACGGGTAAGATCCTGGTGTCCTGTCTGTATGAGGAGGACGAGAGTGGGCATTCAGTCCGCGTGAGACACACCTACGAGGACATCGCGAACACCTGCTGCAGGCACATCTGCCCCTACATCGGAGGGAAGGTAGTGAATGCTGCACAGGTGGTGGAACTGGTGATGACCTGCATCCTTTACTTGGTCATCAGTAGCAACCTGATGTGTCAcagcctttttttcttttctctgacCCCTGCGACCTGCTCCACCATCACCTTTCTGACCCTTGTGCCCTGCATGGTGATCCGCGACCTGAGGGTGGTGTCACACCTGAGCCTCTTCTGCTCATTGGCTCAGTTCCTCATCACCTTCATTGTGATTGGCTACTGCCTCTGTCAGTCACCGCAGTGGGCACAAAGTAATGTTGGGTAAGTTGCTGcaaaaaagtaatctaattactgCTGTGAAATTGTACTTGTAATGAGAgcggtggtggcgtagtgggctatagcgcagaactggtaagcagaaggttgccacagccaccactattgtgtccttgagcaaggcacttaactccaggttgctctggggggggcactgtaagtcacttcggataaaagcatctgccaaatgcataaatgtaatcagattacattattCATTACTACATGAAAaagtttacttttttcttttaagttactttctaaaacccctaCTAACTTTTAGTTTCTATTCAATGAATTCAAAAGAATGGGTCAAATTCACTAACCATGTGTATGCATAAGCTTGTGCGTAAAATCTGCACCATCAGTACGTTCGCACCTTTTGTGAAATTTTTGTTAAATTTAAAGTAACAAAAATGATATGCGTTGCTCGAGCTGAAATAGGTTCTGCCCGTGCATGCTCAGTGATAGAGCGCACAGATGGCATACTCTAAAGCAATTGgatgtgcatggatgcagctGGTGGAATGCTCCGATACGGCCTGGAAAAGGTTTGTCCAATGCACAACATTGCAATGGCATGGGAAGTTTCTTTACCTCACAGCATTGCTCAAAGTACACAATTCATGTCACAGTACGATGTCCTATCCACAAAACAATCAGGTGAAGCCGCGAAAGGGGAGAACAGAAACAGACCTTTTCCCCTTTGTCTACTTCCAAGCGAGCCTTCAGCTGATCAACGTCTACATCAGAACATATTATAAAATCATTATAAATTGTAATGCatataaaaaatgcttttttataaTGTGATATGTAAACAATAGGGCTGACATCTCAACGCATTCATTTAGTGTGCTTACTAATTTAAAAATGATGAGTAAAAATGTTTcgtgcaattaatcatgccccctgaccatGCATAAATTCCcttatgtttaatgatatggaaatatatatatatctattttgttttttatttttttacttctaaagccacttgttGTTTTGTAAAATCAATTATTTAATCGTCTGCctcaataatgtaatgtctttgaaatatctgaattaatcattattttcataatttatattatttattattattttattatatatatatatatatatatatatatatatatatatatatatatatatatatatatatatatatattattttttattattatatttaatatattataatataaatatccaatttaataaaaaaaatgggggggggggtcaacaaatattgatatatgcaatcaatctgattaattaattggcatgtcacataaataatttgattaaaatatgtaattagtTGACTGCTGTAGTAAATAATATTAGTTTAGAAAGATGTTTGACCCAAGTGatgtaattgaaagtcagtaatctgattacaaaaattaaagataattaatgacATTAATAAGATTTAATGTAAGATTTAAGATAATCCATTAGACTACTATTTGAATACTATTAGACTACTATTTTGAACTATTTGACTGTaatgcactgtatttatattacagtaacaaattactttgtaataaTGTTACATTGAACACCGGGCAATAGGGGGCTGAGTGCAGTCGCAGTGGACTTCGATGGATTCCAAGTTGCAGTGGGGGTGATCATCTTCAGCTACACTTCACAGATCTATCTACCCACTCTTGAGGAGAGCATGATGGACAGGCAGGATTTCTGCAGCATGATGGATTGGACTCACGCTCTGGCCTGTATACTGAAGACAGCCTTCTCTGTAGTGGCCTTTCTCACATGGGGAGAGGAAACAAAAGAGGTACACTTCACTTGTAAAACATGATCCAACATGATGTTTACAAATACATACaaatgggggggaggggggtggttATGCTTTACAACATAAATTGacaccaaaaagtatttggacacagcAGGACtttgaatgtatatatatatatatatatatatatatatatatataagcaaaaagaaagcacaaacacactgctcaagcaaaacatttcacaaacatTTCTTTGGATtctaattttaaaacaaatacatatattttttagaaTGATGACAAAAAAGTCCATACATGTCCAAACATTCcatttgctttgatattttgttatcttaagtgtccaaatacgtcTTGGGGCCAATGTAAACTCAGTCATTCTGATATGCAGGACAATAGCATGATCgtaagtgtgatattgcttttatacaacagttcaacaaacaagtaaataatattaaataactcAAGTTTCAGACAAAATTGTCTAGttagtttgtgcatttcttctccgccagtgaaaatagttccaaaagaagccaaagcatgaAGCACAACTGCTCTCATACTCTGGTTTTAATCTTGCGGTATTTTTGTTGTAaacgaatcagtgtttttgaacaaatcctTTAAGTGGACAAATTGTTCCTGTTCAGTTCCTTTGTTTCGGTGGTGAACGACTCTCATATCAATTGAGTCAATAATTGACTTACTCTTAGCACAAAAGacgctcatttgttgccacctaccgGAGTAAATATGCACTGAACGAATCagtgaatgaaatcaaaatttgtgTCTCTTTAAGAAGGTTGTGGCTAAGTCAGAAGCATCCTCTAGGCAGTAGTATACCGAGCATTCTCAACTttaattaaaggattagttcacccaaaaatgaaaattcagtcattgtttactcacccctgtgttgttagaACCATATAtgactttaaacttttttttaaaaatcatacaatgacagttaatGGTgatcacctcttcaagcttcaaaagggcacaaaagtataattcagtagtctaataaattattccacgaGACtcgtgattgttatgaaagcatacaataaggtttggtgagaaacaaactgaaatcgaatgtattatttagtgaaactgttcacTGACaattgatctcctgtgcatgttcatgataggacacaagagcaacagttcacgcagccccctcacgACATTGGAGCGTTCAAGCAGAAActaattttgtttatctaaaagcaGACCGCCACagcaatagtgacaacagaacacaacacagctgcacacaaaacagagaacagaacttactaaacatatctgaagagtttgtagtcgaagaattgatgcatttctatgcccagccttattttttgaatggagcacagaaaccaaacagaaacatagaggaggatacaggcagccacagtcacaccgtgtcttAACCTGACGACAAACGACATGCGATAAAAGGTTTTCttatttttgtcctaaccagcagtgacaagCGACAGTACATTCTATCGATTGCTTGTTTTCAATTTTCAGCATCTATTTTCAGCATTGTGTGGGTAACTCCGTCTGTGAACTGGCACCAGAAAAAtcaggctgggcatagaaattaatcaattcttcgactacaaactcttcagacatgtttagtaagttctgttctctgatttgtgtgcagctgtgttgtgttctgttgtcactgtcgctgtggaggacctgtttttagataaacgagTTTCTGCTTGAACGCTCCAATGTCGTGAGGGGGCTGCGTGagctgttgctctcgtgtcctatcatgaacgtgcacaggagatcaacggtcaatgaacattttcactaaataatacattagatttcagtttgtttctcaccagacctcatcgtatgctttcataacaatcatgagtctcattgaataatttattagacttctgaattattcttttgtgttcttttgaagcttgaagaggtggtcaccataaactcaTTGTATgtcatcactgagcacaacactgctttcacaatttctccctttgtgttaagaaaaagaaatataGGGTCATATATGGTTCTAACAACAGAGGAgtgtgtaaacaatgactgaatttaaatttttgggtgaactatccttttaacttcaAATAAACAAGATGAGCGTTGTAGGGTATACAGGGgaaaacggaaacagaacgtatcatggttgctatgccAGCTCAGCTAGCTCTCAACCAGCACGAACACTCTGAATGAGAAGGGAATTTCTGAGGTAAACTTAGGAGAGAAAAAAACTGGATTTTGTGtctgtacttttattttactttgtgatATTGTTTTACatcatatattataattattgttattttacatataaaatattttacaccTGTCTACTGAGGCACTTCCACTTGGGAGTTAACATTACATACATTTGAACATCACCATCTTTGGAAAAATCAGCACGATTTATTCAGAGAAATGATGTTTGTTCATGGTGGGTTATATGTACCGATGAAGTATAGACCTTACGCATCCACcaaaattcctgtgaaagaaggttgcattcaaaGACTGTATTTGgggtgtcctacttgcttttctaaAATGAAGTGGAGCACGCAATTTCCTGAATGATGCATCCCAGTGATGTTGGACTGTATACCAGTACTTTTGGAAtgcctcttgtccaatcagattcaatgACTTGAACCAATTGTTGTATAAAATAGATCTAAATATAGGCTACATTTACCGCTGTTACAAACCAAAGCAATAAGCAATTCAAGGCTATGCATTACAATGATTTCGCCAcagaattctgatgaaaatttcTAGAAAATTGATGTCCAGTGCAGTCATAGATGAACATGTTATCCTAGTACAATTTTGTTTTGTATAAAGGGGACTTTGAATACAGTCAATTTTATCATTCCTCTCAGGTGATAACAGATAACCTGCCCACTGCTTTACGTATGGTGGTGAATCTGTGTCTGCTGGCGAAGGCTATGCTCTCGTACCCGCTGCCGTTCTACGCCGCAGCAGAGATACTGCAGACTGGCGTCCTGAAGCTTGAGTCATCTGCAGGACGGCAGACACTGCTCGTGCGTGGGTCTCTCCTTATCCTCACCCTCATCATGGCGCTGTACGTGCCTCGTTTTTCCCTCCTCATGGGCCTGACGGGCAGTGTGACCGGAGCGGTCATGTCACTTGTGCTGCCAGCCCTCTTCCACCTGCAACTCAAATGGACTCAGTTGGACATAAGCCGGAAACTTCTGGACCTGTTCATATTATTTCTTGGGTGTTTTTGCAGCATCTCAGGAGTTATATGTTCCATTAAAGGAATTATAAAAGCATttgagaaagacagatagatctgtctgtctgtctgtaactgTGGCCTGAtgttttgttgttaataaagttaAATAGAGTTGTATCTGGAGGTTAATGATTCTGCTTTGCTTCCTTTCTCAAATCAGACTGTGAAATGTTATCTTGCTTTGAGTGTTGTTGTCATAATTCACAATGTTCTTTGCTCAGGCACTTACCAGCCTAATCATGCATTAACAGCACACAATATCCTGTTCTACAGTGTTATTATTCCCTCATCCTCTCTATTTGTAGCACAGTAAATAACTTTTGACAGTCAGTTaacaatggaaaacaaaaaatcaTAAACATACTGCTATCAACTAATAGGCAATGAAATGATAAGCTTACAGTAGTTTTCATAACTGACTCTGTTTGTCTGGCGGTTTCTCTCTCTACATGATTAACATGATGAAAATACCATTAAGGGATCTGATTTTGATTTACAatttactattatatatatatatagagagagagagagagagagagagagagtgctgtcAATCAAATGAATTACATCCTATGCCATTTAATtactcaaattaattgcaattaatctcaataatataatatttgttgATATCAATAATATTTTtcgagaaaggcccccaaatgaaaataattcattatataatgaagtaatagttatatttaaataattgtaaacataatataataattcagaaaataaaacaatacatttttttttttctgaattccatatcaacagtttatttcaatttgatCTTTAAAATAgggttaaaataaattaataaattcaaactttaatcaaatgaaaatagaacaattcttTTTCTGCAcgatattgaattatttttatcaaatgaagtgattttatacagaacctcacagcacaatccaaaatacaacattggagttatttttgtcaaataaagttctGCACAACGGAGCATCACAGATAtgaaatattgcttaaatataagataattattatttatttataattattattagtagtaatacAGTTAATATAACATAACTATAAACAgtagtaatatacagtatttctgtcatactttttttacaactaaattgagcttttattttggtggaagcttttattttgaagccctttcAGTTTCTGTGTGTTTCTGATGTTAGCTTCACACTTCAGGAAAAGCAGGTTTGCTacgtgacccaatgtgattattaaaccgcaaaaggctgctattcaattaaattaatatgtagaCTGTATGTGCCTcgtattggtttttggtatcggaggaGTTTTACAAGTATGAGTACCAGtattggtatcgggacatccctagttgcgttgcatcataaacacagtgtttttaggatgctgtgtcaagttaaatgtagtttgaaacttagaaaagtcTCGAGACTCCTGCATTgggtgtttgaatgcaagaatgcatcctcatcttgtgtgtctgctgtcagtaagtgtgttTGTTGTCTGTATGGCTGCAGTTGTGCttattgccccctgctgactgggacTCGCACAAACATGAAGTTgctacatcaagcttgaattgcgcCTATGGTAGAAAAATTCCCATGGTCCAGGGATTTGATTAACTgcgtaatttttaaaaaaaatataattaatcgcactgaattaatatGTTAAATTGACAGACCTAATATACAATTTTGAGCCGCTAATCCcttactcctaaccctaaccatttctcaacaatataaaaaagtaaaggCAGATAAATATAATCAATGTAATTAATTccgaaaaatggcaaaaagcagTACAAAAGTAGTACAAATGACAGCATGCTGCATTTAAAGTTCTCTCTGATGGCATGCAAGAGATTTGTGTGAGGGAATTTAAGTAGTTACTCACTGAAAATCTTTTCCTCATCCATTCTGTGAAAGtgctgtcatatctcattcaaacaaatacatCACAAAGAATATGGTATGCTGTATTCGGTCACGAGACACaagagagccaatgagcatttgtCATCACTGATGTAAAAACTGTCATAACACTTCATGAGGCAGCAATTCTTGAGTGTTTTACGGCAGTTGGAGACGAAgaccattaaataaaaaattgaatgtgggtctgttcctcacacagatctatcatatggcttctgaagactttaATTAtagtagtggttgaccgatatatcgccgaggaTGATAAATCGGCAGATATTCtgcattttttaattatcggcacaGGCGgataaattttcccatttggccaatttgtttcttaAGGACGCGAGGGCACCGAGAATCACCTCCTTGCACGTgaagcatctgagacatgtaaatgagcaaTCACAGtccgttttgttgttacgtgccatggTGCTACTAAAATAATAGACTGGtgcaacagtctcatttaaatggtccgaaTATCAGAGCCGTGACACACAAgtatgagctcataatgttaaagtgctcgcctgattcattctccctctctctctcctcaacggttccctgtaacttttaactttcttgtctaatgataaaaaggcaaatatctataaatctaatatcatataccgtctgcaaatatgcgcatatctcgtttaaacagatataataacccagcctcacacaacttcagcagatccagcgtcctgtggagcgctcatttatttacccctaaagcacgtattctatcagcctcttttcaacagttccctgtcacttttaactaaaaaggcaaatatcatacttctattatatactgtatgcaaatatgcagatatctcgttcaaacagatgtaattcatgaacctcacgaaaatccagcctTTTCTTACCATCGGgagctcatctaatatcttcctctgaagcacgtattcaatcagccagaatcaaaaacttcaggatcaggatcaaaagttcctctgattcataaATCATGACGGTCTaacctgtgacaatccaagcaggcgatccaggccatttaaactgtcaggagtgTACTGCTCGCGCTGGATTCGCacaagcgcgtgagtgcaacttcaaagtaaaagcgtcttattcactatgcactgtatgtacaattggtttgatttggtattttttttagaaaatgcgatTGTTAATGCACACATGCCAtacatggttgctggactactgtgtgtactgttatttccttcttcctaatatattaacaatttctgtgcaaatgtgcaaataaattactaaaatttgatgactaaacagaaatctgaagaaactgctatctaccatttaaaatacaatattatttttatttatttaaagttttgaGTGATATTGAGGAAatgtagtgctaaataagagtttattaatttttttgcaattttgtgtttatgttatttactgtattaaattgtgtgacatatcagcattgtatcggccaccctgctttctggatatcggcatcagccattacaaaacccatattggttgacAACTAGATTATAGCACACAAATTTTATAGTGGTATATATGTGCTTTCACACAGAAGTGCAAGAAGAAGACAACATACAGTAAATGCCGGTGAACAACTTGAGACAAAGGTGGAaataacagtggatgtgcacatcaagagtgtgtgtgtgaggaggtcaggagattcctccatttgtataactcgagtctgaaagactataaaggggtcatgacatgttcTTTTATAATGttctttgaggttcacttataatattagcaaagtatttttcacaaaaaacagttatatatttgtaaaatcagaatcagaatcagaatgagctttattgccaagtatgctcacacatacaaggaatttgtcttggtaacaggagcttccagtgtacaacaatacaaaaataatacaaaaacagcagcaagatatagataattataaaaaataaaaaaataattatacacatatgtacagacacacacatacacacatacatacacatgggtagtgcaaatctaatacaatatgttatgtacagtgtaaatacaaatctgttatgtacagtgcaaatgttttttttttttttttgtttttttttatcatgatcatttcccaccctcattctgaccctctgtcagaaatgcttggttttggtgctgcttctcctttaagacttgacagtacacgcCCACTGTTCTCATTGGCTCTCTGcttttgactgacctgctctctctacttgccatctcacttcTCACTGCTACTGGGCGGGCTATGGAAGTGATGAGGTAAATttggcattgatgtgttgttgtggaggcggtcagatgcaaatgtcaacaacagtgtgacatcacaatgtggaggaagtagagaatgagtcgttttggcagcttggtttcaacaaatgctctttttgcagtgaggaggaagttttgagttctgaaacttgcagtatgtttttaGAATGTACAGTAGAATGAtcccttatatgtcaaaagatcaaggaaatttgattcctcatgtcatgacccctttaaccattgtgctgtctttgttttgtgctaacacatatTGTGTTCCTGATCAAAAATGACTgtcccactaagattgtttataaagcTCTCATATTGCattcactgatcagccacaacattaaaattacctgcctattattgtgtaggtcccactcgtgccgccaaaacagcaccaaccctcaattcagaatagcattctgagatgctattcttctcaccacaattgtatagaacagatatctgagttaccgtagactttgtcagttcgaagatcagcagttacagaaatactcaaatcagcccgtctggcaccaacaatcatccatgcgattatctaatcagccagtcgtgtggaagcagtgcagtgcatacaatctgcagatacgggtcaggagcttcagttaatgtt carries:
- the si:dkey-126h10.1 gene encoding vesicular inhibitory amino acid transporter, with translation MSHLQLSWVKTHAEEVWMKLFHAGAEENQGLVLRDELGQVYGEGRCDSQVSCLESPAVLRSDVSCEDAASSTQSKITTWEAGWNITNAIQGIFVLGLPYALLQSGYMGLLLLVFAAVICSYTGKILVSCLYEEDESGHSVRVRHTYEDIANTCCRHICPYIGGKVVNAAQVVELVMTCILYLVISSNLMCHSLFFFSLTPATCSTITFLTLVPCMVIRDLRVVSHLSLFCSLAQFLITFIVIGYCLCQSPQWAQSNVGGLSAVAVDFDGFQVAVGVIIFSYTSQIYLPTLEESMMDRQDFCSMMDWTHALACILKTAFSVVAFLTWGEETKEVITDNLPTALRMVVNLCLLAKAMLSYPLPFYAAAEILQTGVLKLESSAGRQTLLVRGSLLILTLIMALYVPRFSLLMGLTGSVTGAVMSLVLPALFHLQLKWTQLDISRKLLDLFILFLGCFCSISGVICSIKGIIKAFEKDR